The nucleotide sequence CGATTGACTGCGAACTGACGGGCGACAACCAGTACCACGACCGGGGTGTGCTATCAATGGCCCACCGGGGACGTAACACGGGCGGCTCCCAGTTTTTCATCTGCCACAATCGCCAGAACACCCAGCACCTCGACCGTAACCACACGGTTTTTGGTAAGGTAGTTGAAGGTCTGGACGTCATCGACCAGATCCGGCAAGGCGACAAAATCAACAGCATTACGGTGCTGGAAGACGAAACGTCTGCATAGGCGATTCGCATTTACCGTAAGGGGTCGGTTGAAAACGTAGTGTTTTCAACCGACCCCTTACGGTTTTAAAGATGCTGCTACTTCAGGCGGCCGCCTAACCACAGGAGCCCATTCAGAATTAGCTTGTTCTGTTCGTCATTGTTGAACGTAAACGACAGCTCCCGGTTGGTTTTGTTCTCGTAGTCAAGGTCATTGTGGCCCATGTTCAGATAAAGCATCCTGTACTTTTTGTTCGTCCAGACAACGGGATAATAGCCACTATGCCAGATTTCATGGGGTTTCGGGCCGGTGCCCAGCGGGAAACTGGTCGAATCGATTGATACCAGGATAGTAATGTCGGGGTTCTGACGTAAATCATTCTGCCACCGGTACCATTCGTTCGGAGCCGATTTGAAGGTCTGTGGTAAATGCCGGGTGACGGGATGGGTCTGCTTTTCGACCCGCAGGATTGCCGACGTGGGCCGCCAAGTATTACTGCCATAAGCTCCCGAGCCCAAAAATTCATTGTGATACCAGTCCCAGTTCTGCGGATAGGCCGAAGGCGTCAGCGCGAAAGCGGCAAAATGGAAGCCCATCCAGGCTCCGCCATTTTCCATATAACGCCGGAACGCTTCGCGCTGAGCGGGCTCCTCAGGCCGGGTGTCCAGAAAAAGCACAACCTGATAGCGGGCAAGAAACTCCGTATTGAGATTAGCCCAGTTGCTGGTCGAGTCGAAAACAAAGTTCTGATCGGCGGCTGCTTTGGCAAACCAGCGGTTGGCTTCGTGCACGAAACTGATGTGCGCCTGGTCGTTTCTGGCCGTATAAAAAGCAATTACGTTAAAGGGTTTGGCATTACTCTGGGCTTTTGCGGAGCCGACGACGGCAATCAGACACACCAGAGTCCAGAGGAAGACCGGCTTACAAAATGAATGCATATAACTTTTTCAGTAAAATCGGCTACGATTAATTCACAGCGATATACGTCATTACGTAAAAGCCGGTGCTTTTCGCGAGATCATCCCCATGATAGCCAGCAACACGGCCACGATAGCGCCAGCCCCGGCAATTATCTGCACTGGTCGATATGGCTGCTGTTCAACTACAATTGCTACGTAGGCCCAGGCAAACACCAGAATATAGGCCAGACTACGAAATCGGTTAAAGACAAACGCGCCAATGACTAGGCCAACAATCAGCACCCCCATGGCCCAGGTTTGTTCGCTAAGCCCCATCAGACTGAAATCCGTAGCCTTCAGGTAAACCGCTACGTTCAGGATGGTAGCGACCGTCAGCCAGCCAAAATAGATCGAGAAAGGAACGCGGGCTAACCAGGTTTCAATAGGTGTAGCGGGCGACTCGGGCAGGGTAGCATCCAGGTCAGGTGCGACAATCGGAACATCAGGCCGGGCCAGCAACCGATGCTCAATAACAACCAACGACACTAGCATGATCAGAATAACCAGTAATGCCAGACCAATCTGTTCGTTGTTGAACAACGGACTCCAGATTGCATTACAGAACGCATTCAGCACAACCAGCCAGCCCACCGCCCGAAGCCGCGGATTGTCTCGCTGCGATGGCAGGGCCTGATACACGGCAAAGGCCAGTAAGCCCAGGAAAATGAGACCCCAGATGGAAAAAGCGTACCCCGCTGGTGTAATAAGCGTATGGTATTTGTCAGACACCTGTCCGTTCGTCTGCCCGCCGAACACACCCGCATTCGACAGGTAGTTCATCACGATCAGCGAGATAATGCTGAACACGACGAGGAACTGCCGTAATTTGTCGTTCTGCATAATTGAAAACGTGCTGATTGATCTCATTATCAACCAGCACGTTTCGGGAATGTTTGGGCGGACGCTTTACAGCTCCAGAATCTTGAACTCCGTTCGGCGGTTACGCTGGTGTTCTTCTTCGGTTTTGGCGTTTTTGACCACCAACTGCGTTTCGCCGTAGCCCCTCGCCGTCAGACGGCTGGCATCAATCCCCTTCGACACGATGTAATCCACCGCTGATTTGGCCCGGTTCTGCGACAGGCGCAGGTTATAGGCATCCGGAGCGCGAACGTCCGTGTGCGAGCTAAGCTCAATCTTCAGCGTCGGGTTATCCTTCAGGATTGTCACCAGTTTATCCAGTTCCTCGGCGGCATCGGGGCGGATGTTATACTTGTCGAGGTCGTAGTAAATATTCTCCAGCACGAACGTTTTATTCAGCGTCGCCTTGTCGAGCAGGATCGCTACATTGAACGTCGTATCAGTCTGCGGCTTCGTCAGGAAAATAGCGGGAATACTCTTGCCCTGCATCGTAAACGGCTCCCGGCGGGTCAGATACCCTTTACGCTCGGCCAGAATCGTATAGTCTTTACCTTCTTGCAGCGGATATTTGCCGAACGTCCCCGGCTGACCGGTCGTTACCTCGGCAATGGGCTGGCCTGTAGCATCGTCAAGAATACGTACGCGGGCCGAATCAAGTGGCGTAATAGGCGTTTCATTGGCAGAAACCGTACCGGCCAGGAAATACCGCACTGTTTTGGGCGCATTCTCGGCAATTGTCGGCGTTTCAGGCGCGGCCCCTTCCTGGAAGAAATAAATATCATCGTCACCCTTTCCTCCCGGCCGATTGGACGCCAGATACCCTTTGGTTGGTTCGGTATAGATCAGGCCAAAATCATCGGCGGGTGAGTTGATAGGCTGACCCATATTCTCGACCCTCGTAACGCCCCCTGAGCGGGTCGCCACAAATACGTCCAGTTTGCCCAGACCGGGATGCCCGTCCGACGCAAAATATAGCTTGGCGTCGGGGCCGACGTAAGGAAACATCTCATCGCCGGGCGTATTGATGTCACGGCCCATATTGACCGGGCGGCTAAACCGGCCCGACGCGTCGATGCTGGTACGATACAGATCAATCCCACCGGCTCCACCGGCGCGGTTCGAGGCAAAATACAGGGTTTTACCATCGGCTGAGAACGCGGGCGAACCATCCCAGGCGGTTGAGTCGCTGATGGGCAGCCGCAGCGGCTGGCTCCACGCGTTGCCTTCGCCCAGACGGCTGATGAACAAGTCCACGTCCAGACCGCCTTTACGTTTACCATTATTGCCCCGCGCCAGAATCATCGTCTTTCCGTCTTTAGAAAAAGCCGGTGTCCCTTCGTTCACATCGCTCTGGAAGATATTCGTGCTGAACAGTTCCGGACGGTCTGTCGGCGTCGTGCTACCGGTTTCGTCGGGATTCTGTGTCAGCTTGGTCCGGTAGAGGCCCAGCATTGGCTGGCCGTTGTTTTTATAGATCTGCTCTTTCCGCGAGGCCGTAAACACCAGTTCCTCGCCCCGCACAACCGGCGCAAACTCCGCCCCCGGCGAATTGAGGTTGCTCATATTACGCAGCGTGATGAGCGACTTGTTTTTAGCGATTACGTCAATAGCTTTCAGTGTTTCGATTTCACGCTTGGCCTTATCCAGTATTGGTTTGGCGGTCGTTCTCGGCGCTTTAGCCACGAACTGCTGCAACTGCTCCAGAGCGCCGGCGTAGTTTCCCTGCGACTTTAGCGCGTAGGCATAGTTAAAGCGGACCTCCGGCTCGGTTGTGTTGGCTTCAATGGCTTTCTGGTAGAACGGAACAGCCTCCCCAAACCGGTTCGACAACCGATAGGACTCAGCGGTGTAGTAATTCAGCCGGGCGGGATCAATAGTCCCCTTAGCCGCTTTTTGAAACTGAGTTAATGCCAGATTGTATTCTCCGGCCTCGTAATGGCGGACGCCTTTTTTGTAAGCCTGCATGGCTGAGTTGCAGCCCGTCAGCCCACCAGCC is from Spirosoma taeanense and encodes:
- a CDS encoding peptidylprolyl isomerase, translated to MPKAQMNTDKGTMLIEFFEKDAPKAVNNFITLAKKGFYNGVSFHRVIPNFMIQGGDPTGTGAGGPGYTIDCELTGDNQYHDRGVLSMAHRGRNTGGSQFFICHNRQNTQHLDRNHTVFGKVVEGLDVIDQIRQGDKINSITVLEDETSA
- a CDS encoding ThuA domain-containing protein; protein product: MHSFCKPVFLWTLVCLIAVVGSAKAQSNAKPFNVIAFYTARNDQAHISFVHEANRWFAKAAADQNFVFDSTSNWANLNTEFLARYQVVLFLDTRPEEPAQREAFRRYMENGGAWMGFHFAAFALTPSAYPQNWDWYHNEFLGSGAYGSNTWRPTSAILRVEKQTHPVTRHLPQTFKSAPNEWYRWQNDLRQNPDITILVSIDSTSFPLGTGPKPHEIWHSGYYPVVWTNKKYRMLYLNMGHNDLDYENKTNRELSFTFNNDEQNKLILNGLLWLGGRLK
- a CDS encoding TspO/MBR family protein gives rise to the protein MQNDKLRQFLVVFSIISLIVMNYLSNAGVFGGQTNGQVSDKYHTLITPAGYAFSIWGLIFLGLLAFAVYQALPSQRDNPRLRAVGWLVVLNAFCNAIWSPLFNNEQIGLALLVILIMLVSLVVIEHRLLARPDVPIVAPDLDATLPESPATPIETWLARVPFSIYFGWLTVATILNVAVYLKATDFSLMGLSEQTWAMGVLIVGLVIGAFVFNRFRSLAYILVFAWAYVAIVVEQQPYRPVQIIAGAGAIVAVLLAIMGMISRKAPAFT
- a CDS encoding OmpA family protein, yielding MRINTLSALLVAFGLAGGLTGCNSAMQAYKKGVRHYEAGEYNLALTQFQKAAKGTIDPARLNYYTAESYRLSNRFGEAVPFYQKAIEANTTEPEVRFNYAYALKSQGNYAGALEQLQQFVAKAPRTTAKPILDKAKREIETLKAIDVIAKNKSLITLRNMSNLNSPGAEFAPVVRGEELVFTASRKEQIYKNNGQPMLGLYRTKLTQNPDETGSTTPTDRPELFSTNIFQSDVNEGTPAFSKDGKTMILARGNNGKRKGGLDVDLFISRLGEGNAWSQPLRLPISDSTAWDGSPAFSADGKTLYFASNRAGGAGGIDLYRTSIDASGRFSRPVNMGRDINTPGDEMFPYVGPDAKLYFASDGHPGLGKLDVFVATRSGGVTRVENMGQPINSPADDFGLIYTEPTKGYLASNRPGGKGDDDIYFFQEGAAPETPTIAENAPKTVRYFLAGTVSANETPITPLDSARVRILDDATGQPIAEVTTGQPGTFGKYPLQEGKDYTILAERKGYLTRREPFTMQGKSIPAIFLTKPQTDTTFNVAILLDKATLNKTFVLENIYYDLDKYNIRPDAAEELDKLVTILKDNPTLKIELSSHTDVRAPDAYNLRLSQNRAKSAVDYIVSKGIDASRLTARGYGETQLVVKNAKTEEEHQRNRRTEFKILEL